From a region of the Trichoderma atroviride chromosome 6, complete sequence genome:
- a CDS encoding uncharacterized protein (EggNog:ENOG41) has protein sequence MSEIKKVIVVGAGGYLNPVVISSLQSHGFAVSVLVRDASNVVPPGGTTVYRTDYSDSSILLAFKGQDAVVNTITMPDFEEQKKMIDIAVLAGVKRFIPAEFGIDTSKEETVEIMTFLKMKPRIIQYLQSIQDKITWTGIITGPFFDWSLRQGFFSFNVRTRTAYIHQPGHHTHRLSWSNLANVAEAVSHVLFSSNFPIVDNRYVHVRSFNASQDEILESLISATRRLDIARGQDHTEWKIIDVDLEEKVSEARNKLAQGDTSSLGYILSKAIYRTGGNYDVEGVVMNEKLGMKLEESLDATVQREVARLLS, from the exons ATGAGCGAAATAAAAAAGGTTATAGTAGTTGGG GCTGGGGGCTACCTGAACCCCGTTGTAATCTCGTCTTTGCAGTCGCACGGATTTGCTGTTTCTGTTCTGGTCAGGGACGCTTCGAACGTTGTGCCTCCCGGCGGAACTACGGTTTATCGTACCGATTATTCGGACTCTTCTATTTTGCTTGCGTTCAAGGGTCAAGATGCTGTCGTCAATACAATTACAATGCCGGATTTTgaagagcagaagaaaatgaTTGACATTGCCGTTTTGGCTGGGGTGAAGCGATTCATACCGGCCGAGTTTGGCATCGATACCTCCAAGGAGGAAACGGTCGAGATTATGACTtttttgaagatgaagcctcGGATCATACAGTATCTCCAATCTATCCAAGACAAGATAACTTGGACGGGGATTATAACCGGACCTTTTTTCGACTG GAGCCTACGGCAAGGATTCTTCTCATTCAATGTCCGAACCCGAACAGCTTATATCCACCAGCCTGGGCACCATACTCACCGTCTCAGTTGGTCGAATTTGGCAAATGTCGCAGAGGCTGTGTCGCAtgtcctcttctccagcaactTTCCGATCGTGGATAACCGATACGTGCATGTAAGATCATTCAATGCAAGCCAAGATGAAATTCTGGAGTCGCTTATATCGGCCACGAGAAGACTGGATATCGCAAGAGGCCAGGACCACACGGAGTGGAAGATTATTGATGTTGACCTGGAAGAGAAAGTCTCGGAGGCGCGGAATAAATTGGCCCAAGGCGACACTAGCAGCCTGGGCTATATTCTTAGCAAAGCCATCTATCGTACTGGCGGCAATTACGATGTGGAGGGCGTCGTGATGAACGAAAAGCTAGGGATGAAGCTGGAAGAAAGCCTGGATGCCACTGTCCAACGAGAAGTGGCGAGGCTTTTATCTTGA
- a CDS encoding uncharacterized protein (EggNog:ENOG41), producing the protein MGSSLYKICFIRRRPDLTEEQFYDYWRNVHAPKIAYWSKKHGIIGYTQIHTSSALRQPLTATPLPLAVMDFDGAVIWEIPSLEHFFNAFNDPYYLNVIAPDEDNFLDKSKEVATVTLGHFHNIVAGGEPLIDYSEAAEPSGTK; encoded by the exons ATGGGCTCTTCGTTATACAAAATCTGTTTCATCAGACGCCGGCCTGATCTCACCGAGGAACAGTTTTATGACTACTGGAGGAATGTCCACGCTCCCAAGATTGCGTATTGGTCCAAGAAGCATGGCATAATCGGATACACACAG ATTCACACATCTAGCGCTCTACGCCAGCCATTGACCGCGACGCCGCTTCCCCTCGCAGTCATGGACTTTGATGGCGCTGTGATATGGGAAATTCCGAGCTTGGAGCACTTCTTCAACGCTTTCAATGATCCGTACTACTTGAACGTTATTGCTCCGGATGAAGACAACTTTCTCgacaagagcaaagaagTGGCAACAGTTACTTTAGGTCACTTTCATAACATTGTTGCTGGTGGGGAGCCTCTTATTGACTACAGCGAAGCGGCTGAACCATCAGGGACCAAATAA
- a CDS encoding uncharacterized protein (EggNog:ENOG41~TransMembrane:10 (i53-79o91-114i126-144o150-168i180-201o213-233i347-365o377-396i408-428o440-461i)), translated as MNRQNDRSSSETEPLLRRITDGDMTSPMPEASPVEAGADAAIARRVVKKIDRVIIPLLFVTYMLNFMDKVILSSAAVFGLREDTHLVGQQYSWVSSIFYFGYLIWEYPTTVLIARLPTAKYLTFNTLVWGAVVALTAACTNFGGLMAVRFLLGMAEATITPAFMFLTSTWYTRDEMPTRVGIWFAGNSIGGIISSLIAFGLGHVHDNVHPWRWMYILLGVLTFLWSIPMFFLLPDSISKAKFLTPEEREIAANRTIVAGTGTTENTRWRWDQLVECLIDPKTWLIFLIELVGQMPNSGTQSFSNIIIASFNFTSLQSTLINIPYSVLSASIIAGTGWLAGRYRTMNCILIVLVLVPCVVGSAVIYRRESVPHGVQLFAYFLLSPGPAAMPLTMALVQSNYRGVTKKMTVTALLFLAYCAGNIAGPQFFRTSEAPTYQTAFKTIMICYCLVIFLAVVLRFYLQWVNAQRSKEEGFVGNAGAAGVVAAGKVSDIVDGKDVAETVTGIQLRPEDYEDVTDWKTVGFRYRL; from the exons CCAGAATGATCGCTCATCCAGCGAGACTGAGCCGTTGCTGCGTCGCATCACTGACGGCGACATGACTTCTCCAATGCCGGAAGCGTCTCCTGTTGAGGCGGGCGCCGACGCTGCAATTGCACGCCGCgtggtgaagaagattgacCGAGTTATTATCCCTCTGTTGTTTGTCACTTACATGCTCAACTTTATGGATAAGGTCATCTTGTCGAGTGCTGCTGTGTTTGGCTTGCGCGAAGATACC CACCTTGTAGGGCAGCAATACAGCTGGGTCAGCAGTATCTTCTACTTTGGCTATCTCATATGGGAGTATCCAACCACGGTGCTCATCGCCCGCCTGCCCACTGCCAAGTATCTCACCTTCAACACTCTTGTATGGGGCGCTGTCGTGGCGTTGACAGCAGCATGCACCAACTTTGGGGGCCTCATGGCCGTGAGATTCCTCTTGGGCATGGCAGAAGCGACCATAACCCCGGCCTTTATGTTTCTCACGTCGACGTGGTACACTCGAGACGAGATGCCGACGCGAGTAGGCATCTGGTTTGCGGGCAACTCCATCGGCGGCATCATTTCCAGTCTCATTGCCTTTGGGCTTGGACACGTCCATGACAACGTGCATCCTTGGCGATGGATGTATATCCTTCTCGGGGTTTTGACGTTCCTCTGGAGTATCCCAATGTTTTTCCTCCTCCCGGacagcatctccaaggccaagttccTCACGCCTGAAGAACGGGAGATTGCAGCAAACCGCACGATTGTTGCAGGCACGGGAACTACGGAAAATACGCGCTGGAGATGGGATCAGCTAGTGGAATGTCTGATTGACCCAAAGACCTGGCTCATTTTTCTCATTGAGCTTGTTGGCCAAATGCCTAATAGCGGCACGCAAAGCTTTTccaacatcatcattgctTCCTTCAACTTCACCTCCTTACAGTCGACGCTCATCAACATCCCTTACTCTGTTCTTTCTGCAAGCATCATCGCAGGCACTGGATGGCTTGCTGGCCGCTACCGGACTATGAACTGCATACTCATCGTTCTTGTCCTTGTACCATGTGTCGTTGGTTCTGCAGTCATCTACCGCCGCGAATCAGTACCCCACGGCGTTCAATTGTTTGCATATTTCCTGCTATCCCCCGGTCCTGCCGCGATGCCTCTCACCATGGCTCTCGTGCAGTCCAATTACCGTGGCGtcacgaagaagatgactgTGACGGCCTTGCTGTTCCTGGCATATTGTGCTGGTAATATCGCTGGCCCTCAGTTCTTCCGCACGTCTGAAGCGCCAACCTATCAGACGGCTTTCAAGACAATCATGATTTGCTACTGCCTCGTCATATTTCTGGCTGTTGTTTTGAGGTTTTATCTGCAGTGGGTGAATGCGCAGCGCTCAAAGGAAGAGGGCTTTGTTGGGAATGCGGGAGCAGCTGGTGTAGTTGCTGCAGGAAAAGTATCCGATATTGTGGATGGGAAAGATGTTGCGGAAACAGTTACGGGTATTCAGCTAAGACCAGAAGACTATGAAGATGTGACGGACTGGAAAACGGTGGGATTTAGATATCGATTGTAA